A region from the Panthera uncia isolate 11264 chromosome D3 unlocalized genomic scaffold, Puncia_PCG_1.0 HiC_scaffold_8, whole genome shotgun sequence genome encodes:
- the SLC7A4 gene encoding cationic amino acid transporter 4 isoform X2: MVRGLPSTASLVRFCQKLNRLKPLEESTMETSLRRCLSTLDLTLLGVGGMVGSGLYVLTGTVAKQMAGPAVLLSFAVAAVASLLSALCYAEFGARLPRTGSAYLFTYVSMGELWAFLIGWNVLLEYLIGGAAVARAWSGYLDAMFNHRIHNFTEAYVGTWQVPLLAHYPDFLAAGIIILASVFISCGARVSSWLNHTFSVVSLVIILFIIILGFILARPHNWSAEEGGFAPFGFSGIMAGTATCFYAFVGFDVIAASSEEARNPKQAVPVAITISLGLAAGAYILVSTVLTLMVPWHSLDPDSALADAFYRRGYSWAGFIVAAGSICAMNTVLLSSLFSLPRIVYAMAVDGLFFQVFARVHPRTQVPMAGILVFGGLMTCLALLLDLEALVQFLSIGTLLAYTFVATSIIVLRFQRAPPSSSSGPASPDPSVKEYHSFSDHIQLVGTEQALAPEPGQLRPALRPYLGFLDPHGAPDSSPEYPPQHLPHAEAKLPDLAALLHLAADRARRVFWLWHLAQQRESAGVARADHHTLRGVPQHQPGGDGTDCAAPQPAALPGAQPHGVAHQSMNRAGGLPMLALPSPHLLRSPEELGVSSV; encoded by the exons ATGGTCAGGGGGCTGCCCAGCACTGCCAGCCTGGTGCGCTTCTGCCAGAAGCTGAACCGACTGAAGCCACTGGAGGAGTCCACCATGGAGACATCACTGCGGCGCTGCCTGTCCACGCTGGACCTGACCCTGCTGGGCGTGGGTGGCATGGTAGGCTCAGGCCTCTATGTGCTCACAGGCACTGTGGCAAAGCAGATGGCTGGCCCTGCGGTGCTCTTGTCCTTCGCTGTGGCTGCCGTGGCTTCCTTGCTGTCAGCTCTGTGCTATGCAGAGTTTGGGGCACGGCTGCCACGTACGGGCTCTGCCTACCTGTTCACCTATGTGTCCATGGGTGAGCTGTGGGCCTTCCTCATCGGCTGGAATGTGCTCCTCGAGTACCTCATTGGTGGTGCAGCCGTGGCCCGTGCCTGGAGTGGCTACCTGGATGCCATGTTCAACCACCGCATCCACAACTTCACCGAGGCCTATGTTGGAACCTGGCAGGTGCCCTTGCTGGCCCACTACCCAGACTTCCTGGCTGCTGGCATTATAATTTTGGCCTCTGTCTTCATCTCCTGCGGAGCCCGAGTTTCCTCCTGGCTCAACCACACCTTCTCTGTTGTCAGCCTCGTCATCATCCTCTTTATCATCATCCTGGGATTTATCCTGGCCCGCCCGCACAACTGGAGTGCTGAGGAGGGTGGCTTTGCACCTTTTGGCTTCTCTGGCATCATGGCTGGCACCGCCACCTGCTTCTATGCCTTTGTGGGCTTTGATGTCATTGCTGCCTCCAGTGAGGAGGCCAGAAACCCAAAGCAAGCTGTGCCTGTAGCCATTACCATCTCACTTGGCCTGGCAGCTGGCGCCTACATTCTTGTCTCCACCGTGCTCACCCTCATGGTGCCTTGGCACAGCCTGGACCCTGACTCTGCACTCGCTGATGCCTTCTACCGGCGGGGATATAGCTGGGCTGGCTTCATTGTGGCAGCTGGCTCCATCTGCG CCATGAACACTGTCCTGCTCAGCAGTCTCTTCTCCCTGCCACGCATCGTCTATGCCATGGCCGTCGATGGGCTCTTCTTCCAGGTGTTTGCCCGAGTGCACCCCCGGACGCAGGTGCCCATGGCCGGCATCCTTGTGTTCGGGGGCCTCATGACTTGCCTGGCACTGCTGCTGGATCTGGAGGCACTGGTCCAGTTCCTGTCCATTGGCACACTGCTGGCCTACACCTTCGTGGCCACCAGCATTATTGTGCTACGCTTCCAGAGGGCCCCTCCGTCCAGTTCCTCAGGCCCAGCCAGCCCTGACCCCAGCGTCAAAGAGTACCATTCTTTCTCGGACCACATACAGCTGGTGGGCACCGAGCAGGCCTTAGCCCCCGAGCCTGGGCAGCTGCGGCCAGCCCTAAGGCCCTACCTGGGCTTTCTAG ATCCCCATGGTGCCCCTGACTCCAGCCCTGAGTATCCTCCTCAACATCTGCCTCATGCTGAAGCTAAGCTACCTGACTTGGCTGCGCTTCTCCATCTGGCTGCTGATCG GGCTCGCCGTGTATTTTGGCTATGGCATCTGGCACAGCAAAGAGAATCAGCGGGAGTTGCCAGAGCTGACCACCACACGCTACGTGGTGTTCCCCAGCACCAACCTGGAGGAGACGGTACAGACTGTGCAGCCCCCCAGCCAGCTGCCCTCCCAGGAGCCCAGCCCCACGGAGTAGCCCACCAGTCCATGAATCGAGCTGGAGGCCTGCCCATGCTTGctctgccctcaccccacctccTCAGGAGCCCTGAGGAGCTGGGAGTCTCTTCTGTCTGA
- the SLC7A4 gene encoding cationic amino acid transporter 4 isoform X1, giving the protein MVRGLPSTASLVRFCQKLNRLKPLEESTMETSLRRCLSTLDLTLLGVGGMVGSGLYVLTGTVAKQMAGPAVLLSFAVAAVASLLSALCYAEFGARLPRTGSAYLFTYVSMGELWAFLIGWNVLLEYLIGGAAVARAWSGYLDAMFNHRIHNFTEAYVGTWQVPLLAHYPDFLAAGIIILASVFISCGARVSSWLNHTFSVVSLVIILFIIILGFILARPHNWSAEEGGFAPFGFSGIMAGTATCFYAFVGFDVIAASSEEARNPKQAVPVAITISLGLAAGAYILVSTVLTLMVPWHSLDPDSALADAFYRRGYSWAGFIVAAGSICAMNTVLLSSLFSLPRIVYAMAVDGLFFQVFARVHPRTQVPMAGILVFGGLMTCLALLLDLEALVQFLSIGTLLAYTFVATSIIVLRFQRAPPSSSSGPASPDPSVKEYHSFSDHIQLVGTEQALAPEPGQLRPALRPYLGFLGRYSPGAAVAWALGILVASAITLACVLVFGDSGLHLPYGGYILLLLLSSVMFLFSLLILGAHQQRRQQDTFQIPMVPLTPALSILLNICLMLKLSYLTWLRFSIWLLIGLAVYFGYGIWHSKENQRELPELTTTRYVVFPSTNLEETVQTVQPPSQLPSQEPSPTE; this is encoded by the exons ATGGTCAGGGGGCTGCCCAGCACTGCCAGCCTGGTGCGCTTCTGCCAGAAGCTGAACCGACTGAAGCCACTGGAGGAGTCCACCATGGAGACATCACTGCGGCGCTGCCTGTCCACGCTGGACCTGACCCTGCTGGGCGTGGGTGGCATGGTAGGCTCAGGCCTCTATGTGCTCACAGGCACTGTGGCAAAGCAGATGGCTGGCCCTGCGGTGCTCTTGTCCTTCGCTGTGGCTGCCGTGGCTTCCTTGCTGTCAGCTCTGTGCTATGCAGAGTTTGGGGCACGGCTGCCACGTACGGGCTCTGCCTACCTGTTCACCTATGTGTCCATGGGTGAGCTGTGGGCCTTCCTCATCGGCTGGAATGTGCTCCTCGAGTACCTCATTGGTGGTGCAGCCGTGGCCCGTGCCTGGAGTGGCTACCTGGATGCCATGTTCAACCACCGCATCCACAACTTCACCGAGGCCTATGTTGGAACCTGGCAGGTGCCCTTGCTGGCCCACTACCCAGACTTCCTGGCTGCTGGCATTATAATTTTGGCCTCTGTCTTCATCTCCTGCGGAGCCCGAGTTTCCTCCTGGCTCAACCACACCTTCTCTGTTGTCAGCCTCGTCATCATCCTCTTTATCATCATCCTGGGATTTATCCTGGCCCGCCCGCACAACTGGAGTGCTGAGGAGGGTGGCTTTGCACCTTTTGGCTTCTCTGGCATCATGGCTGGCACCGCCACCTGCTTCTATGCCTTTGTGGGCTTTGATGTCATTGCTGCCTCCAGTGAGGAGGCCAGAAACCCAAAGCAAGCTGTGCCTGTAGCCATTACCATCTCACTTGGCCTGGCAGCTGGCGCCTACATTCTTGTCTCCACCGTGCTCACCCTCATGGTGCCTTGGCACAGCCTGGACCCTGACTCTGCACTCGCTGATGCCTTCTACCGGCGGGGATATAGCTGGGCTGGCTTCATTGTGGCAGCTGGCTCCATCTGCG CCATGAACACTGTCCTGCTCAGCAGTCTCTTCTCCCTGCCACGCATCGTCTATGCCATGGCCGTCGATGGGCTCTTCTTCCAGGTGTTTGCCCGAGTGCACCCCCGGACGCAGGTGCCCATGGCCGGCATCCTTGTGTTCGGGGGCCTCATGACTTGCCTGGCACTGCTGCTGGATCTGGAGGCACTGGTCCAGTTCCTGTCCATTGGCACACTGCTGGCCTACACCTTCGTGGCCACCAGCATTATTGTGCTACGCTTCCAGAGGGCCCCTCCGTCCAGTTCCTCAGGCCCAGCCAGCCCTGACCCCAGCGTCAAAGAGTACCATTCTTTCTCGGACCACATACAGCTGGTGGGCACCGAGCAGGCCTTAGCCCCCGAGCCTGGGCAGCTGCGGCCAGCCCTAAGGCCCTACCTGGGCTTTCTAGGTAGGTACAGCCCTGGAGCTGCTGTGGCTTGGGCCCTCGGCATCCTGGTGGCCTCGGCCATCACCCTGGCCTGTGTACTGGTCTTCGGGGACTCAGGCCTGCACCTCCCATACGGGGGCTACATCCTGCTGCTCCTGCTCAGCTCTGTCATGTTTCTGTTCAGCCTCCTCATCCTGGGGGCCCACCAGCAACGGCGCCAGCAAGACACCTTCCAG ATCCCCATGGTGCCCCTGACTCCAGCCCTGAGTATCCTCCTCAACATCTGCCTCATGCTGAAGCTAAGCTACCTGACTTGGCTGCGCTTCTCCATCTGGCTGCTGATCG GGCTCGCCGTGTATTTTGGCTATGGCATCTGGCACAGCAAAGAGAATCAGCGGGAGTTGCCAGAGCTGACCACCACACGCTACGTGGTGTTCCCCAGCACCAACCTGGAGGAGACGGTACAGACTGTGCAGCCCCCCAGCCAGCTGCCCTCCCAGGAGCCCAGCCCCACGGAGTAG
- the MED15 gene encoding mediator of RNA polymerase II transcription subunit 15 isoform X2, with protein MNALQSLTGGPAAGAAGIGMPSRGPGQSLGGMGGLGTMGQPMPLSGQPPPGTSGMAPHGMAVVSTAAPQTQLQLQQVALQQQQQQFQQQQVALQQQQQQQQQQQQQQQQQQFQAQQNAMQQQFQAVVQQQQQQLQQQQQQHLIKLHHQNQQQIQQQQQLQRMAQLQLQQQQQQQQQQALQAQPPLQQPPMQQPQPPPSQALPQQLQPMHHPQHHQPPQPQQPPVAQNQPSQLQAQSQTQPLVSQAPALPGQMLYAQPQLKLVRAPMVVQQPQVQQVQQVQPQVQQQTAVPTAQASQIVGSGVQVRAFGTQVRAFGARGFCRHWQVHVHLCMELDFRHSTVRVLVVWIMGSLGASPQGLQGGQPGLVLLDSPHLSSDTLIFPLPSSSENTRWRG; from the exons ATGAATGCACTACAGAGCCTGACTGGTGGGCCTGCTGCGGGAGCAGCTGGAATCGGCATGCCTTCTCGGGGCCCAGGACAATCCCTGGGCGGGATGGGTGGCCTTGGCACCATGGGGCAGCCGATGCCCCTCTCAGGGCAGCCGCCCCCTGGCACCTCGGGGATGGCCCCCCACGGCATGGCTGTTGTGTCTACAGCAGCTCCACAGA CCCAGCTGCAGCTCCAGCAGGTGGcgctgcagcagcagcagcagcagttccagcagcagcaggtggcgctgcagcagcaacagcaacagcagcagcagcagcagcagcaacagcaacagcagcagttCCAGGCCCAGCAGAATGCCATGCAGCAGCAGTTCCAGGCGGTGgtacagcagcagcagcagcagctccagcagcagcagcagcaacaccTGATTAAACTGCATCATCAAAACCAGCAGCAG atacagcagcagcagcagctacaGCGGATGGCACAGCTGCagctgcagcagcagcaacagcagcagcagcagcaagctTTGCAGGCCCAGCCGCCACTACAGCAGCCACCGATGCAgcagccccagcctcccccttcccaggccctgccccagcaGCTGCAGCCGATGCACCACCCACAGCACCACCAGCCGCCACAACCCCAGCAGCCACCAGTTGCTCAGAACCAGCCATCGCAGCTCCAGGCGCAGTCACAGACCCAGCCTTTGGTGTCACAGGCTCCGGCCCTCCCTGGACAGATGCTGTATGCCCAGCCACAGCTGAAACTT gtCCGCGCTCCAATGGTGGTGCAGCAGCCGCAGGTGCAACAGGTGCAGCAGGTGCAGCCCCAGGTGCAGCAGCAGACAGCGGTGCCGACAGCTCAGGCTTCCCAGATAGTGGGTTCCGGAGTGCAGGTGAGGGCTTTTGGAACCCAGGTGAGGGCCTTTGGGGCCAGGGGCTTCTGTAGGCACTGGCAGGTGCATGTCCACCTGTGCATGGAGCTGGATTTCAGGCACTCTACAGTGAGGGTCCTGGTTGTTTGGATCATGGGCAGTCTAGGAGCCAGCCCACAGGGTCTTCAAGGTGGCCAGCCTGGCTTGGTGTTACTGGattccccccacctctcttcaGACACCCTcatcttcccccttccctcctcctctgagAACACACGTTGGAGAGGGTAG